The following proteins are encoded in a genomic region of Alnus glutinosa chromosome 8, dhAlnGlut1.1, whole genome shotgun sequence:
- the LOC133876269 gene encoding G-type lectin S-receptor-like serine/threonine-protein kinase SD1-1: protein MPQIIFLYFIILQLIYWLFDFQGTLPDGRDIAVKMLSNNSRQGLNEFCCIQKNENILIYEYMPNKSLDYFIFDNAKSKLLDWNKRINIIRGVAKWLLYLHEDSRLRIIHRDLKASNILLDNKMNTKISDFGLARSFGGDQIDSETNRIIGTYGYMSPEYAVHGQYSVKSDVFSFGVLVLEIMSGKKNKGFYHPDHQLNLLGHAWKLWIENRPIELMDELVGDLCTLSNVLRHIHVGLLCVQQRQEDRLNMSSVVQMFSSENLLPKPKQSGFFTDSPKADSSSSKHGTCSANENHHYNN, encoded by the exons ATGCCACAgataatttttctatattttattattctccAACTTATATACTGGCTATTTGATTTTCAGGGTACATTGCCAGATGGGAGAGATATAGCTGTGAAGATGCTTTCAAATAATTCGAGACAAGGACTGAACGA ATTTTGTTGcattcaaaaaaatgaaaacattttaatCTATGAATACATGCCCAACAAAAGCTTGGACTACTTTATTTTTG ATAACGCAAAGAGTAAATTACTAGACTGGAATAAGCGCATCAACATTATTCGTGGCGTTGCTAAATGGCTTCTCTATCTTCATGAAGACTCTAGACTGAGAATTATTCATAGAGATCTCAAAGCTAGCAATATCCTTCTAGATAACAAAATGAATACAAAAATTTCGGACTTTGGCCTAGCTAGATCTTTTGGGGGAGATCAAATTGATTCCGAGACCAATAGGATTATTGGAACGTA TGGTTATATGTCTCCCGAGTATGCGGTGCATGGACAGTATTCAGTCAAATCTGATGTATTTAGCTTTGGAGTTTTAGTATTAGAGATAATGAGTGGGAAGAAGAACAAAGGATTTTACCATCCAGACCACCAACTTAATCTTCTTGGACAT gCATGGAAACTTTGGATTGAAAACAGACCAATAGAACTTATGGATGAATTGGTTGGTGACTTGTGCACTCTATCTAATGTATTACGACACATTCATGTGGGTTTGTTATGTGTGCAACAAAGACAAGAAGATAGACTAAACATGTCGTCTGTGGTTCAAATGTTTAGCAGTGAGAATTTATTACCTAAGCCGAAACAATCGGGTTTCTTTACAGATTCACCTAAAGCCGATTCTTCTTCTAGCAAGCATGGAACTTGTTCAGCAAACGAAAATCACCACTACAATAATTGA
- the LOC133874787 gene encoding G-type lectin S-receptor-like serine/threonine-protein kinase At4g27290 — protein MEAITHLFVYSFLFSLFRISITQDTITPSQSIRDGGTLVSAGQSFQLGFFSPGNSKSRYVGIWYMLSSDTIVWVANRNAPLNDHSGILTVTGDGVLVLLNSTNGTVWSSSNTPNISGNPVAQLLDTGNLVVKDGNENFLWQSFDYPCDTHLPEMKLGWDLVTGLDRFLSSWKSTDDPAQGEYSVRIDPRGLPQRVNMKGDSITTRAGSWNGLSFTGGQGLRPNPVFEYEFVFNEKEVYYEYKLLNSSVFSRFVVSPSGVSQRFNWVDRTHSWEPFFTSQADQCENYAFCGAYATCNINNSPVCTCLEGFFPKSSKDWDSVDWSGGCVRRTPLECNDRDGFLKRSGLKLPDTSSSWFNRSMTLMECKEMCLKNCSCTAYSSLDVRGGGSGCVLWFGNLVDMKELAEGGQDLYIRMAISELGHLEKKKHYNMKKLVGIIVGLALLVVGMTIVGLVIWKKKLRNQEMAKGSQKTDYDNEGEKEDMELPIFDLTAIKNATNYFSINNKLGEGGFGPVYKGTLLDGRDIAVKRLSNNSGQGLHELKNEVILIAKLQHRNLVKILGCCIEENENMLIYEYMPNKSLDCFIFDQAKSKLLDWHTRINIIRGVAKGILYLHEDSRLRIIHRDLKASNILLDDNMNPKISDFGLAKSFGGDQIDSETDRIIGTYGYMSPEYAEHGQYSVKSDVFSFGVLVLEIVSGKRNRGFCHPDHHLNLLGHAWKLWIEDKPMELIDELIGDLYTQSNVLRHIHVGLLCVQQRPEDRPNMSSVVQMFTSESFLPKPKQPGFFIDSLEEDSSSSKHRTCSGNEITTISLEAR, from the exons ATGGAAGCCATTACCCATCTTTTCGTCTACTCTTTCTTGTTCTCCCTGTTTAGAATCTCCATTACGCAAGACACTATTACTCCAAGTCAATCAATCAGAGACGGTGGCACTTTAGTTTCAGCTGGCCAATCATTTCAATTGGGATTCTTCAGCCCAGGTAATTCCAAAAGTCGATATGTGGGGATATGGTACATGTTATCTTCGGATACAATTGTATGGGTAGCCAACAGGAACGCTCCGCTTAACGATCACTCAGGAATTCTAACGGTCACTGGTGATGGAGTTCTTGTGCTTCTTAATAGCACGAATGGTACTGTTTGGTCATCATCTAATACACCAAATATCTCTGGAAATCCAGTTGCACAGCTCTTGGACACCGGGAATCTTGTTGTGAAAGATGGAAATGAGAACTTTTTGTGGCAGAGTTTTGATTATCCTTGTGACACACACCTACCGGAAATGAAGCTTGGATGGGATTTAGTTACTGGTTTAGATAGGTTTTTATCATCTTGGAAGAGCACGGATGATCCTgctcaaggtgagtattctgtACGCATTGATCCTCGTGGGCTTCCGCAAAGGGTTAATATGAAGGGAGATTCAATAACGACTAGAGCAGGGTCATGGAATGGCCTTAGTTTTACGGGTGGTCAAGGGTTAAGACCGAATCCAGTATTTGAGTATGAATTCGTGTTCAATGAGAAGGAGGTCTACTACGAGTACAAACTCCTAAACAGCTCTGTTTTCTCAAGATTTGTGGTAAGCCCATCAGGAGTTTCGCAACGATTCAATTGGGTAGATCGGACACACAGTTGGGAGCCTTTCTTTACATCCCAGGCAGATCAGTGCGAAAATTATGCCTTTTGCGGTGCATATGCTACCTGCAACATCAATAACTCTCCTGTATGTACATGCTTGGAAGGATTCTTCCCCAAGTCTTCAAAAGATTGGGATTCAGTAGATTGGTCTGGTGGGTGTGTTCGAAGGACTCCTTTGGAATGCAATGACAGGGATGGATTCCTGAAGCGCTCGGGGCTGAAATTACCTGACACATCTTCCTCTTGGTTTAACAGGAGCATGACCCTCATGGAATGCAAAGAAATGTGTTTGAAAAACTGCTCATGCACAGCATATTCAAGTTTAGATGTCAGGGGAGGAGGAAGCGGCTGCGTACTTTGGTTTGGTAACCTTGTTGATATGAAAGAACTCGCTGAGGGTGGGCAAGACCTATATATAAGGATGGCCATTTCCGAACTTG GTCATCTCGAGAAAAAGAAGCACTACAACATGAAGAAACTAGTAGGAATTATAGTCGGCTTAGCATTACTAGTCGTGGGAATGACAATAGTTGGACTGGTcatatggaagaagaaactcaGAAACCAAG AAATGGCAAAAGGAAGTCAGAAGACGGATTATGACAATGAAGGTGAAAAGGAAGATATGGAGTTACCGATATTTGATTTGACAGCCATAAAAAATGCAAcgaattatttttcaatcaacAACAAGCTAGGGGAAGGTGGTTTTGGACCTGTGTACAAG GGTACATTGCTAGATGGGAGAGATATTGCTGTGAAGAGGCTTTCAAATAATTCTGGACAAGGACTGCACGAGttaaaaaatgaagttatttTGATTGCCAAACTTCAACACCGTAATCTTGTGAAGATCCTCGGTTGTTGcattgaagaaaatgaaaacatgttAATCTATGAATACATGCCCAACAAAAGTTTGGACtgctttatttttg ATCAAGCAAAGAGTAAATTGCTAGATTGGCATACGCGCATCAACATTATTCGTGGTGTTGCTAAAGGGATTCTTTATCTTCATGAAGATTCAAGATTGAGAATTATTCATAGAGATCTCAAAGCTAGCAATATCCTTCTAGATGAcaatatgaatccaaaaatttcgGACTTTGGCCTTGCTAAATCATTTGGGGGAGATCAAATTGATTCCGAGACCGATAGGATTATTGGAACATA TGGTTATATGTCTCCTGAGTATGCGGAGCATGGACAATACTCGGTAAAATCTGATGTATTTAGCTTTGGAGTTTTAGTATTAGAGATAGTGAGTGGGAAGAGGAACAGAGGATTTTGTCACCCAGACCACCACCTTAATCTTCTTGGACAT gCATGGAAACTATGGATTGAAGACAAGCCAATGGAACTGATCGATGAATTGATAGGTGACTTGTACACTCAATCCAATGTATTACGACACATTCATGTGGGTCTGTTATGTGTTCAACAAAGACCAGAAGATAGACCAAACATGTCGTCTGTGGTTCAAATGTTTACTAGTGAGAGTTTCTTGCCGAAGCCGAAACAACCGGGTTTCTTTATAGATTCACTAGAAGAAGATTCTTCATCTAGCAAGCATAGAACTTGTTCAGGAAATGAAATCACAACTATATCACTTGAAGCACGATAA
- the LOC133876271 gene encoding uncharacterized protein LOC133876271: protein MEAFTHLLVCSFFFSLLRTSISQDSTITPNQSIRDGGTLVSADGSFQLGFFSPGNSKNRYVGIWYMLSSETIVWVANRNAPLNDHSGILTVTGDGVLVLLNSTNGIVWSSNTSRPPENPVAQLLDTGNLVVKDGNENFLWQSFDYPCDTLLPEMKLGWNLVTGLEGFLSSWKSTEDPAPGEYSIRIDPRGLPQRVNMNGDSIKNRPGSWNGLGFTGRGLRPNPVFEYGFVLNETVIYYEYKLINRSVFSRYVVNPSGVAQRFNWVDRTHSWELFFTSQADQCDNYALCGAYASCNINNSPVCACLEGFLPKSPKDWDSVDWSKGCVRRTSLECNDGDGFRKRTRVKLPDTSSSWYNKSTTLKECEGMCLKNCSCTAYASLDVRRGGSGCVLWFDNLVDIRESTEGGQDLYIRMKKRQRRSSKTKLVAIIVGSALLVVGMAIVGMVSYIWKKKLKNQGKDYDNKEGKEDMELPIYDLAAIINATDSFSNNNKLEEGGFGPVYKGILPDGRNIAVKRLSKNSRQGLNEFKNEVILIAKLQHRNLVKILGCCIEKNENMLIYEYMPNKSLDCFIFDQAKSKLLDWHKRINIIRGVAKGILYLHEDSRLRIIHRDLKASNILLDNNMNPKISDFGLARSFGGDQIDSETNRIIGTHGYMSPEYAEHGQYSVKSDVYSFGVLVLEIVSGKRNRGFCHPDHHLNLLGHVWKLWIEDRPIELIDELIGDLCNLSNVFRHIHVGLLCVQQRPEDRPNMSSVVQMFSSESFLPKPKQPGFFTYSLEHNLDRRVKKRKRKSMEVINHLLVCYFFFSLLRTSTSQDSTITPNQSISDGGTLVSADGSFQLGFFSPGNSKSRYVGIWYMLSSETIVWVANRNAPLNDHSGILTVTGDGVLVLLNSTNGIVWSSNTSRPPENPVAQLLDTGNLVVKDGNEDFLWQSFDYPCDTHLPGMELGWNFVTGQGRFLTSWKSTDDPAQGEYSIRIDPHGLPQRVIMKGDSIKTRAGSWNGRTFTGSQGLRPNPVYEYEFVWNEKEVYFEYKLLKASVFSRYVVNPSGIAQRFNWVDRTHSWELYFTSQADVCDNFALCGAYATCNINKSPVCACLEGFLPKSQTDWDLADWAAGCARRTPLECNDTHGFQKHPRVKLPDTSSSWFNKTLTLKECQGLCLKNCSCTAYAPLDVREGGSGCVLWSGSLVDIKEYPEGGLFRQDLYIKMAISELDHLEKKRHPSKKKLVAIIVGSAFLVVGMTTVSLVSHIWKKKFRNQGTTKTSQRKIYSDNESGKEDMELPIFDLATIANATHNFSNNNKLGEGGFGPVYKGTLPDGIEIAVKRLSKNSRQGLNELKNEVILIAKLQHRNLVKLFGCCIQENENILIYEYMPNKSLDSFIFDQANSKLLDWQKRINIILGVAKGILYLHEDSRLRIIHRDLKASNILLDNNMNPKISDFGLAKLFGGDQIDSETNRIIGTYGYMSPEYAMHGRYSVKSDVFSFGVLVLETLSGKKNRGFCHPDHQHNLLGHAWKLWIEERPIELIDELVGDSCTLSNVLRQIHVGLLCVQQKPEDRPNMSSVVQMLSSESSLPKPRQPGFFTDSVEPDPSSSKHETCSTNEITITLLEAR from the exons ATGGAAGCCTTTACCCATCTTTTGGTctgctctttcttcttctccctcttaaGAACCTCCATTTCACAAGACAGTACTATTACTCCAAATCAATCCATCAGAGACGGTGGCACTTTAGTTTCAGCTGACGGATCATTTCAATTGGGATTCTTCAGCCCAGGTAACTCCAAAAATCGATACGTGGGAATATGGTACATGTTATCTTCGGAGACAATTGTATGGGTAGCCAACAGGAACGCTCCGCTTAACGATCACTCTGGAATTCTTACGGTCACTGGTGATGGAGTTCTTGTGCTTCTTAATAGCACGAATGGTATTGTTTGGTCATCTAATACATCAAGACCCCCTGAAAATCCAGTTGCACAGCTCTTGGACACTGGAAATCTTGTTGTGAAAGATGGAAATGAGAACTTTTTGTGGCAGAGTTTTGATTATCCTTGTGACACACTCCTACCAGAAATGAAGCTTGGATGGAATTTAGTAACTGGTCTAGAAGGGTTTTTATCATCTTGGAAGAGCACGGAAGATCCTGCTCCAGGTGAGTATTCTATACGCATAGATCCTCGTGGTCTTCCGCAAAGAGTTAATATGAATGGAGATTCAATAAAGAACAGACCAGGGTCATGGAATGGCCTTGGTTTTACGGGTCGTGGGTTAAGACCGAATCCAGTATTTGAGTATGGATTCGTGCTAAATGAGACGGTGATCTATTACGAGTACAAACTCATAAATAGATCTGTTTTCTCAAGATATGTGGTAAACCCATCAGGCGTTGCGCAGCGATTCAATTGGGTAGATCGGACACACAGTTGGGAGCTTTTCTTTACATCCCAAGCAGATCAGTGCGACAATTATGCATTATGTGGTGCATATGCTTCCTGCAACATCAATAACTCTCCTGTATGTGCATGCTTGGAAGGATTCTTACCCAAGTCTCCAAAAGATTGGGATTCAGTAGATTGGTCTAAAGGGTGTGTTCGAAGGACTTCTTTAGAATGCAATGACGGAGACGGATTCCGAAAGCGCACGAGGGTGAAATTGCCGGACACATCTTCTTCTTGGTATAACAAGAGCACGACTCTCAAGGAATGCGAAGGAATGTGTTTGAAAAATTGCTCCTGCACAGCATATGCGAGTTTAGATGTCAGGCGGGGAGGAAGCGGCTGCGTGCTTTGGTTTGACAACCTTGTTGACATAAGAGAATCCACTGAGGGTGGACAAGACCTCTATATAAGGATG AAAAAGAGGCAGAGGCGCTCCAGCAAGACGAAACTAGTAGCAATTATAGTCGGCTCAGCATTACTAGTCGTGGGAATGGCAATAGTTGGGATGGTCTCATAcatatggaagaagaaactcaAAAACCAAG GGAAGGATTATGACAATaaagaaggaaaggaagatATGGAGTTACCGATATATGATTTGGCAGCCATAATTAATGCAACAGATAGTTTTTCCAACAATAACAAGCTCGAAGAAGGTGGCTTTGGACCTGTGTACAag GGTATATTGCCAGACGGGAGAAATATAGCTGTGAAGAGGCTTTCAAAGAATTCTAGACAAGGACTGAATGAGTTCAAAAATGAAGTTATTTTGATTGCCAAACTTCAACACCGTAATCTTGTGAAGATCCTCGGTTGTTgcattgaaaaaaatgaaaacatgttAATCTATGAATACATGCCCAACAAAAGTTTGGACtgctttatttttg ATCAAGCAAAGAGTAAATTGCTAGATTGGCATAAGCGCATTAACATTATTCGTGGTGTTGCTAAAGGGATTCTCtatcttcatgaagattctAGACTGAGAATTATTCATAGAGATCTCAAAGCTAGCAATATTCTTCTAGATAAcaatatgaatccaaaaatttcgGACTTTGGCCTTGCTAGATCATTTGGGGGAGATCAAATTGATTCTGAGACCAATAGGATTATTGGAACACA TGGTTATATGTCTCCCGAGTATGCGGAGCATGGACAATACTCGGTAAAATCTGATGTATATAGCTTTGGTGTTTTAGTATTAGAGATAGTAAGTGGGAAGAGGAACAGAGGATTTTGTCACCCAGACCACCACCTAAATCTTCTTGGACAT gTATGGAAACTATGGATTGAAGACAGACCAATTGAATTGATCGATGAATTGATAGGTGACTTGTGCAATCTATCCAATGTATTTCGACACATTCATGTGGGTTTGTTATGTGTTCAACAAAGACCGGAAGATAGACCAAATATGTCGTCTGTGGTTCAAATGTTTAGTAGTGAGAGTTTCTTGCCTAAGCCGAAACAGCCAGGTTTCTTTACATATTCACTAGAA CATAATTTGGATAGAAGagtcaaaaagagaaaaag AAAATCTATGGAAGTCATTAACCATCTTTTAGTCTGctatttcttcttctccctcttgaGAACCTCCACTTCACAAGACAGTACCATTACTCCAAATCAATCCATCAGTGACGGTGGCACTTTAGTTTCAGCTGACGGATCATTTCAATTGGGATTCTTCAGCCCAGGTAATTCCAAAAGTCGATACGTAGGAATATGGTACATGTTATCTTCAGAGACAATTGTATGGGTAGCCAACAGGAACGCCCCGCTTAACGATCATTCAGGAATTCTTACGGTCACTGGTGATGGAGTTCTTGTGCTTCTTAATAGCACGAATGGTATTGTTTGGTCATCTAATACATCAAGACCCCCTGAAAATCCAGTTGCACAGCTCTTAGACACCGGAAATCTTGTTGTGAAAGATGGAAATGAGGACTTTTTGTGGCAGAGTTTTGATTATCCTTGTGACACACACCTACCGGGAATGGAGCTTGGATGGAACTTTGTAACTGGTCAAGGGAGGTTTTTAACATCTTGGAAGAGCACGGATGATCCTGCTCAAGGTGAGTATTCAATACGCATAGATCCTCATGGGCTTCCGCAAAGGGTTATTATGAAGGGAGATTCAATAAAGACTAGAGCAGGGTCATGGAATGGCCGTACTTTTACGGGTAGTCAAGGGTTAAGACCAAATCCAGTATATGAGTATGAATTCGTGTGGAATGAGAAGGAGGTTTATTTCGAGTACAAACTCCTAAAAGCTTCTGTTTTCTCAAGATATGTGGTTAACCCGTCAGGCATTGCGCAACGATTTAATTGGGTGGATCGGACACACAGTTGGGAGCTTTACTTTACATCACAGGCAGATGTGTGCGACAATTTTGCCTTATGCGGTGCATATGCTACTTGCAACATCAATAAATCTCCTGTATGTGCATGCTTGGAAGGTTTCTTACCTAAGTCTCAAACAGATTGGGATTTAGCAGATTGGGCTGCTGGGTGTGCTCGAAGGACTCCTTTGGAATGCAATGACACACATGGATTCCAGAAGCACCCGCGGGTGAAATTGCCCGACACATCTTCTTCCTGGTTTAACAAGACCCTGACCCTCAAGGAATGCCAAGGATTGTGCTTGAAGAACTGCTCCTGCACAGCATATGCACCTTTAGATGTTAGGGAGGGAGGAAGCGGCTGTGTGCTTTGGTCTGGTAGCCTAGTTGACATAAAAGAATACCCTGAGGGTGGACTATTCCGACAAGACCTCTATATAAAGATGGCTATTTCAGAATTGG ATCATCTTGAGAAAAAGAGGCACCCCAGCAAGAAGAAACTTGTAGCAATTATAGTGGGCTCAGCATTTCTAGTTGTGGGAATGACAACAGTTTCACTGGTCTCACacatatggaagaagaaattcagaaatcaag GAACGACAAAAACAAGTCAGAGAAAGATATATTCTGACAATGAAAGTGGGAAGGAAGATATGGAGTTACCAATATTTGATTTGGCAACCATAGCTAATGCAacacataatttttcaaacaacaACAAGCTGGGAGAAGGTGGCTTTGGTCCCGTGTACAAG GGTACATTGCCAGACGGGATAGAAATAGCTGTGAAGAGGCTTTCAAAGAATTCTAGACAAGGATTAAACGAGTTGAAAAATGAAGTTATTTTGATTGCCAAACTTCAACATCGTAATCTTGTGAAGCTTTTTGGTTGCTgcattcaagaaaatgaaaacatcTTAATCTATGAATACATGCCCAACAAAAGCTTGGACTCTTTTATTTTCG ATCAAGCAAATAGTAAATTACTTGATTGGCAAAAGCGTATCAACATTATTCTTGGTGTTGCTAAGGGGATTCTCTATCTTCATGAAGACTCTAGACTAAGAATTATCCATAGAGATCTCAAAGCTAGCAATATCCTTCTAGATAAcaatatgaatccaaaaatttcgGACTTTGGCCTTGCTAAATTATTTGGGGGAGATCAAATTGATTCCGAGACCAATAGAATTATTGGAACATA TGGTTATATGTCTCCCGAATATGCGATGCATGGTCGGTACTCAGTAAAATCTGATGTATTTAGTTTTGGAGTTTTAGTATTAGAGACACTGAGTGGGAAGAAGAATAGAGGATTTTGTCATCCAGACCACCAGCATAATCTTCTTGGACAT gCATGGAAACTATGGATTGAAGAGAGGCCAATAGAGTTGATTGATGAATTGGTAGGTGACTCATGCACTCTATCTAATGTATTACGACAGATTCATGTGGGTTTGTTATGTGTGCAACAAAAGCCAGAAGATAGACCAAACATGTCGTCTGTTGTTCAAATGTTGAGCAGTGAGAGTTCATTACCTAAGCCAAGGCAGCCAGGTTTCTTTACAGATTCAGTTGAACCTGATCCTTCATCTAGCAAGCATGAAACTTGTTCAACAAACGAAATCACTATTACATTGTTGGAAGCACGGTAA
- the LOC133875901 gene encoding G-type lectin S-receptor-like serine/threonine-protein kinase At4g27290, producing MEAINHLLVCYFFFSLLRTSTSQDSTITPNQSISDGGTLVSADGSFQLGFFSPGNSKSRYVGIWYMLSSETIVWVANRNAPLHDHSGILTVTGDGVLVLLNSTNGIVWSSNASRPPENPVAQLLDTGNLVVKDGNGDFLWQSFDYPCDTHLPGMELGWNFVTGQGRFLTSWKSTEDPAQGEFSIRIDPRGLPQMVFMEGARIKARAGSWNGLRFTGYLELRTNPVFEFQFVLNEKEVYYGFKLLNNSVFSRYVVKPSGVSQRLNWVDRTHSWEIFSTSQADQCENYGFCGANATCNINNSPVCACLEGFLPNSPKDWDLADWAAGCSRRTLLECNDTNGFQKYTRVKLPDTSSSWFNKTLTLKECKGLCLKNCSCTAYADFDVRGEGSGCVLWFGSLVDIREYATGGQDLYIRMPISELDHLEKKRRFSKKKLVAIIVGSALLVVGMAIIGLVLYIWKKKLRNQGTTKRSHKKDYDNEDGKEDMELPIFDLTAIDNATNSFSNNNKLGEGGFGPVYKGILLDGRDIAVKRLSKSSGQGLNEFKNEIILIAKLQHRNLVKLLGCCIQENENMLIYEYMPNKSLDSFIFDHAKSKLLNWHRRIHIIRGVAKGLLYLHEDSRLRIIHRDLKASNILLDNDMNPKISDFGLARSFGGDQDESKTNLIVGTYGYMSPEYAVHGHYSVKSDVFSFGVLILEIVSGKKNRGFYHKGNHLNLLGHAWKLWMEDKPMELIDSLVGDMCTLSTVLRHIHVGLLCVQQRPEDRPNMSFVVQMLSSESKLPKPNQPGFFTDSPKADSSSTKGGTYSGNEITVTLFEAR from the exons ATGGAAGCCATTAACCATCTTTTAGTCTGctatttcttcttctccctcttgaGAACCTCCACTTCACAAGACAGTACCATTACTCCAAATCAATCCATCAGTGACGGTGGCACTTTAGTTTCAGCTGACGGATCATTTCAATTGGGATTCTTCAGCCCAGGTAATTCCAAAAGTCGATACGTAGGAATATGGTACATGTTATCTTCAGAGACAATTGTATGGGTAGCCAACAGGAACGCCCCGCTTCACGATCATTCAGGAATTCTTACGGTCACTGGTGATGGAGTTCTTGTGCTTCTTAATAGCACGAATGGTATTGTTTGGTCATCTAATGCATCAAGACCCCCTGAAAATCCAGTTGCACAGCTCTTAGACACCGGAAATCTTGTTGTGAAAGATGGAAATGGGGACTTTTTGTGGCAGAGTTTTGATTATCCTTGTGACACACACCTACCGGGAATGGAGCTTGGATGGAACTTTGTAACTGGTCAAGGGAGGTTTTTAACATCTTGGAAGAGCACGGAAGATCCTGCTCAAGGTGAGTTTTCAATACGTATAGATCCTCGTGGGCTTCCGCAAATGGTTTTTATGGAGGGAGCTAGAATAAAGGCTAGAGCAGGATCATGGAATGGCCTTCGTTTCACTGGATACCTTGAATTGAGAACGAATCCGGtatttgagtttcaattcgtgTTGAATGAGAAGGAGGTCTATTACGGATTCAAACTTCTAAACAATTCTGTTTTCTCAAGATATGTGGTAAAGCCATCAGGCGTTTCGCAACGATTGAATTGGGTGGATCGGACACACAGTTGGGAGATCTTCTCTACTTCCCAGGCAGATCAGTGCGAAAATTATGGCTTTTGTGGTGCAAATGCTACCTGCAACATCAATAACTCTCCTGTATGTGCATGCTTGGAAGGATTCTTACCCAACTCTCCAAAAGATTGGGATTTAGCAGATTGGGCTGCTGGGTGTTCTCGGAGGACTCTTTTGGAATGCAATGACACAAATGGATTCCAAAAGTACACGCGTGTGAAATTGCCCGACACATCTTCTTCCTGGTTTAACAAGACCCTGACCCTCAAGGAATGCAAAGGATTGTGTTTGAAGAACTGCTCCTGCACAGCATATGCAGATTTTGATGTCAGGGGGGAAGGAAGCGGTTGCGTGCTTTGGTTTGGTAGCCTCGTTGACATAAGAGAATACGCTACGGGTGGGCAAGACCTCTATATAAGGATGCCTATTTCAGAATTGG ATCATCTTGAGAAAAAAAGGCGCTTCAGCAAGAAGAAACTAGTAGCAATTATAGTCGGCTCAGCATTACTAGTCGTGGGAATGGCAATAATTGGATTGGTCTTATAcatatggaagaagaaactcaGAAACCAAG GAACGACAAAAAGAAGTCATAAGAAGGATTATGACAATGAAGATGGAAAGGAAGATATGGAGTTACCGATATTTGATCTTACAGCCATAGATAATGCAACAAATAGTTTTTCAAATAACAACAAGCTCGGAGAAGGTGGCTTTGGACCTGTGTATAag GGTATATTACTAGACGGGAGAGATATAGCTGTGAAGAGGCTTTCAAAGAGTTCTGGACAAGGATTGAACGagtttaaaaatgaaattattttgaTTGCCAAACTTCAACACCGTAATCTTGTGAAGCTTCTCGGTTGTTgcattcaagaaaatgaaaacatgttAATCTATGAATACATGCCCAACAAAAGCTTGGATtcctttatttttg ATCATGCTAAGAGTAAATTACTAAATTGGCATCGGCGCATCCACATTATTCGTGGTGTTGCTAAAGGGCTTCTCTATCTTCATGAAGACTCTAGACTGAGAATTATCCATAGAGATCTCAAAGCTAGCAATATCCTCCTAGATAACGatatgaatccaaaaatttcgGACTTTGGCCTGGCTAGATCATTTGGGGGAGATCAAGATGAGTCTAAGACCAATTTGATTGTTGGCACATA TGGTTATATGTCTCCCGAGTATGCTGTACATGGACACTACTCAGTAAAATCTGATGTGTTTAGCTTCGGAGTTTTAATATTAGAAATAGTGAGTGGAAAGAAAAATAGGGGATTTTATCACAAAGGCAACCACCTTAATCTTCTTGGACAT GCATGGAAACTATGGATGGAAGACAAGCCAATGGAACTGATCGATAGTTTGGTAGGTGATATGTGCACTCTATCGACTGTATTACGACATATTCATGTGGGTCTGTTATGTGTGCAACAAAGACCGGAAGATAGACCAAACATGTCATTTGTGGTTCAAATGTTGAGCAGTGAAAGTAAATTGCCTAAGCCGAACCAACCAGGTTTCTTTACAGATTCACCTAAAGCAGATTCTTCATCTACAAAGGGTGGAACTTATTCAGGAAATGAAATCACCGTTACATTGTTTGAAGCACGATAA